The proteins below come from a single Gossypium raimondii isolate GPD5lz chromosome 2, ASM2569854v1, whole genome shotgun sequence genomic window:
- the LOC105789130 gene encoding protein trichome birefringence-like 19: MKFHQTNCQKFLVSTLSLIFITSIPLILLKNSHPPLSSSLRRSTELGGGDDDKCDVFSGKWVIYPQGPYYTNETCPLIIDQHNCMKFGRPDLQFMKWRWKPFGCELPLFDATQFLEIVRGKSMAFVGDSVGRNQMQSLLCLLAHVTYAEDISNKSPSASIYSTHLFYSEYNFTLSALWSPFLVKYKDSDPEGHSFNSLMSLYLDEADEEWANEIKNFDYVIISVGQWFFRPLLYYQDGQLIGCHKCNHSNITSLTRYYGYKMAFQTTFKTLLSLKNYEGVTFLRTFSAAHFENGDWNNGGSCDRTRPFTKEMKIEEYNKEFYLTQVEEFRKAKVEEGIQNGLRFVLINITEIMWLRPDGHPNRYGHSMNRNVSVNDCVHWCLPGPIDTWNEFLVYWMKRELLLRGKLKKNA, encoded by the exons ATGAAATTTCATCAAACCAATTGCCAAAAATTTCTTGTTTCAACcctttctttgatttttatcacTTCCATCCctttaattcttttgaaaaattccCATCCTCCATTGTCAAgcagcttgagaagaagcactGAGTTAGGTGGTGGTGATGATGATAAATGTGATGTGTTTAGTGGAAAATGGGTGATTTACCCTCAAGGTCCTTATTACACCAATGAAACATGTCCCCTCATTATTGATCAGCATAATTGTATGAAGTTTGGGAGACCTGATTTACAGTTCATGAAATGGAGATGGAAGCCATTTGGTTGTGAGTTACCTCTCTTTGATGCAACTCAGTTTTTAGAGATTGTTCGAGGGAAATCAATGGCGTTTGTTGGTGATTCTGTAGGAAGGAACCAAATGCAATCGTTGCTGTGCTTGTTAGCTCAT GTAACTTATGCAGAGGACATATCAAACAAATCTCCATCAGCCTCAATCTATTCAACACATTTGTTCTATAGTGAATACAATTTCACATTATCAGCATTGTGGTCACCATTCTTAGTTAAATACAAAGATTCAGACCCAGAAGGCCATTCATTCAACAGCTTAATGAGCCTATACTTAGATGAAGCTGATGAAGAATGGGCAAATGAGATTAAGAATTTTGATTATGTAATCATATCAGTAGGCCAATGGTTCTTTCGCCCATTATTGTACTACCAAGATGGTCAACTCATAGGTTGCCACAAATGCAACCACAGCAACATCACTAGCCTCACAAGGTATTATGGGTACAAAATGGCATTTCAAACAACTTTTAAAACCCTTCTTAGCCTTAAAAACTATGAAGGGGTTACATTTTTAAGGACATTTTCAGCAGCCCATTTTGAAAATGGGGATTGGAATAATGGTGGGAGTTGTGATAGAACAAGACCCTTTacaaaagagatgaaaataGAAGAGTATAATAAAGAGTTTTATTTGACTCAAGTTGAGGAATTTAGGAAAGCTAAGGTAGAAGAAGGGATACAAAATGGGTTGAgatttgtacttataaatatcACTGAAATCATGTGGTTGAGACCAGATGGGCATCCAAATAGGTATGGACATTCAATGAACAGGAATGTATCAGTAAATGATTGTGTTCATTGGTGTTTGCCAGGACCTATTGATACTTGGAATGAGTTTTTGGTATATTGGATGAAGAGGGAATTGTTGTTAAGAGGAAAGTTGaagaaaaatgcttga
- the LOC105789129 gene encoding tubulin beta-7 chain gives MREILHVQAGQCGNQIGGKFWEVVSDEHGIDPKGNYVGTSRVQLERVNVYYNEASGGRYVPRAVLMDLEPGTMDSLRTGPHGQLFRPDNFIFGQNGAGNNWAKGHYTEGAELIDSVLDVVRKEAENCDCLQGFQICHSLGGGTGSGMGTLLISKIKEEYPDRMMLTFSVFPSPKVSDTVVEPYNATLSVHQLVENGDECMVLDNEALYDICFRTLKLTNPSFGDLNHLISTTMSGATCCLRFPGQLNSDLRKLAVNLIPFPRLHFFMVGFAPLTSRSSQQYRALTIPELTQQMWDARNMMCAADPRHGRYLTASAMFRGKMSTKEVDEQMINVQNKNSSYFVEWIPNNVKSSVCDIPPTGLTMSSTFMGNSTSIQEMFRRVSEQFTVMFRRKAFLHWYTGEGMDEMEFTEAESNMNDLVSEYQQYQDAVADDNDEDYEDEAMEN, from the exons ATGAGAGAAATCCTCCACGTTCAAGCCGGTCAGTGTGGAAACCAAATCGGAGGCAAATTCTGGGAAGTTGTTAGCGACGAACATGGAATTGATCCCAAAGGGAACTACGTCGGTACTTCTCGTGTTCAGCTTGAGAGGGTTAATGTTTACTACAACGAAGCTAGTGGTGGTCGTTACGTACCCAGAGCTGTTTTAATGGACCTTGAACCAGGAACCATGGATAGCTTGCGTACTGGTCCGCACGGACAACTTTTTAGACCTGATAACTTCATTTTTGGTCAAAATGGAGCTGGGAATAACTGGGCTAAGGGTCATTACACTGAAGGAGCTGAATTGATTGATTCGGTTCTTGATGTTGTTCGTAAAGAAGCTGAGAATTGTGATTGCTTACAAG GCTTCCAGATTTGTCATTCTTTGGGAGGTGGAACTGGTTCGGGGATGGGGACACTGTTGATATCAAAGATCAAGGAAGAATACCCTGATCGGATGATGCTGACTTTCTCGGTTTTTCCGTCGCCTAAAGTGTCTGATACGGTGGTTGAGCCCTATAATGCGACTTTATCAGTGCACCAGCTTGTGGAAAATGGTGATGAATGCATGGTGCTTGATAATGAAGCTCTCTATGATATCTGTTTTAGAACTCTCAAGCTCACTAATCCCAGCT TTGGTGATTTGAATCATTTGATTTCAACAACTATGAGTGGAGCTACATGCTGCCTTCGTTTCCCAGGCCAACTCAACTCCGATCTCCGAAAACTAGCTGTAAACTTGATCCCATTCCCACGCCTGCATTTTTTCATGGTTGGTTTTGCACCCTTGACATCCCGTAGCTCGCAACAGTACCGAGCCTTAACGATCCCCGAGCTAACTCAACAAATGTGGGATGCTAGAAACATGATGTGTGCCGCTGATCCCCGCCACGGAAGGTACTTGACGGCGTCAGCTATGTTCAGAGGCAAGATGAGCACTAAAGAAGTTGATGAACAAATGATAAATGTGCAGAACAAGAACTCATCGTATTTCGTAGAGTGGATTCCCAACAATGTTAAATCAAGTGTTTGTGACATCCCACCCACCGGGTTAACAATGTCATCAACATTCATGGGGAATTCGACGTCGATTCAAGAGATGTTCCGGCGTGTTTCGGAACAATTCACCGTTATGTTCCGTAGGAAGGCGTTTTTGCACTGGTATACAGGGGAAGGAATGGATGAAATGGAGTTTACAGAAGCGGAAAGTAACATGAATGATCTGGTTTCGGAGTATCAGCAATATCAAGATGCTGTTGCAGATGACAATGATGAAGATTATGAAGATGAGGCAATGGAAAATtaa